aagtagTTGCAAGGCACCCGGGCATCATTTTTAGTCACCTTATATTTGGAATAATGTAATTACATCTTTAAAGTTAAACTTAGTCAGACACCTGTTTACATCAACGCACCAATGCACACTCAGCGTTGTCTAGTTCCTGTTCTGACTGTGAAAGCAATATTTAGACATTACTAATGTGATAAACAAAAAaggttttacatttatttgggGCTATGTGTTATTGCTGTCCCtattatttatgttaataaaGCCAAGAATCGCTTGCCAATGACAACCATTACTGCCGAACCCTGTGAATGGTGTTGCTCACAAAATCACACActtctttctgtcttatttATTAACAACAAGAGCAGAAACTGATTTAAAGGTGAATAGTCCAGTCAAAACGTTATTTAATAACAGCTGGTTTTCAATGATCTGACTTTTGCCATTTAAAAGTTGTTTCCTATAAAAATGAATAGTGTAGATAAATGTAGATAAACAGAGTCACAGTGGTGTCTtgtaattttacttttgtttttgtacctgTATTGTTTTAGAGCTGCGtaggtttttctgtttgtcacatTATTCTAAGAGAAACTTAAAATCAACAGTGAAAATGGAAATTTGTCTTAACTTGAACAATGTCTCCAAGACTGAAATTCATATTTCTACTTTAGTGGCCTTCTGATGCACAATGGTAACAGAGGAAAAACCTAAAATAACTACCTCACCCTCTCcagaaaaatcaaacaaaagatGCAAGAGTTCTCACCAGCAGCTCCACTCCAAACCAGATTCCAGAGAGGGCCCTGTCAGGTAGCAGCGAGCCTTTGAAGCGGACCACACCAGGCAAAGGTTCATCCCCTGAGCGCAGCTGGACACGCACCTTCGAACCACAGTCAATATCACGGACGCGTTCTAGCCGTAATTTGTTACAGAGCAGGGCATATCGCTCCTCACAGTTGGTAATGGGGAACAGCAGCTCAGCCAGCTTCTCATCCAGTTCCAAGACATCCCGCTCGTCCAGACTCAGCACCACGTTGGTCTGGTCAAGGATGCGGAGACTTTTCTTGCCCTTGCATGGGGGCAGTGTTCGCCCCAGGCTGTTGCGCTCCTGGCAGGCCTGACCGAGACTGCCACGGGGGATCCTTAGGGTCTTCTGGGGAGGTTTCTCCACCGTACACTCCTTTATGACCATGTAGAAGCGCCAGTCCTCTCTGAAGCCCCCACTGGGCTTCTCCTGGCTCCACAGAGCAGAGCTCATGGCTGCATGCTAGGCAGGAGGTCCAACATCAAGACAAGCTTGACCTCTGGTCTGCAAGAACAAGTGACAAACAAGCACCTTTAAAATACTGaaggaaaatgaaatgcatcCAACTGAAATTATACTTATTATCCtaattttttcttattttatttgataaattaaaaacacaatattccGCAATGAAGGGCAGCCTCTGCATGTAGAgcttgcatgttctccctgtgtctgtgtgggttctcttcctcccacaatccaaagacatgcacttaccaggttaattggtgactctaaattacccgtgtgaatgtgagtatgaacggttgtttgtctctatgtgccctatGATAAGCCGGCgacttgtccaaggtgtaccTCGCCTCTTGCTCAAattcagctgggataggctccagccccaccgtgaccctgatgaggataaaatatttatatctCCTCATTTGTaacagtctgtgtgttgtttttttttaagagagcTGAATCATTCTGTGTTTCCATACTACAACGGAATAAACAATGCAGCAGGCatattataaaacatatttatatagaaaaaggattacagcagctgtgaataTAATACAGTACACAATCTGTATCATTCCCAAGCACAGATTGAAACCAAGTAACTATGGCAATATGTCTTTCTCTTGCCTAACAACAGACTTTGTCGTTACCAAGTGGAGATGGTTGGATGAATCGTTTGTATAAAACCATATGATGGAAGACTTGGCTAAACTGTCTTCACTACATTAAGATAATATATTTTCTAAATGATAATGAAACctcctggtaaaaaaaaaatatacagaaacaGATTCAAACCTGTAAggtaactgtgtctgtcttgtcttcATGTGTCATTACTGATCTTTACTTGACAGACCTCCGACGCAGAGAAATCTAACAGCTCATGGTCTCTCTTATGCCCAGTCATCCTGTGCAGTacccctgttttgtttttttaaacaggacCTCGTGTGACATTACTCACATCGACTGATTTGAATAGTCTAAAAATAGCCAATGAGCAGACAGTCGACTTATTCTGACACCCAGGACAAGACTCACACAGCAGACAAGTGGATTTCCCCTGATGACACCTCAGATGTGATCAACCAGCCGAGCACATTCACACTACATCCGTCATTTGTTTCAAGCGTGATTCATACAATATTAATCCGATTATATTGCtgtttttcaataaaaacattaacaggACTAAGAATGACATGCTGTCACAGCTAACGCCGTGCAGCGCTGAGAAACAACACATGTATGTGAAAGTGAGACTGACATGGGCTAACGCTGCCCTGACATTAATTTAGCGCTTTTCTTCGAGGTGACAACCACAAAGTTGATGCCAGTTTTGTTCACTGTATTGTCGTCATCGCTGACAGGCAATATCATGACTCCTTTTATCATCGTTTCCCCCCCCTGACAACCAGAGCATCAGTGTGTCATCACCGGgaaagctgtcagtcaaaggCCCTTTAAGAGAGGGAAGTAACGCCAGCTAACCCCTTTGGCTAAAATgcaccataccataccataccttGGATAAGCGTCAGGTCAGTCAGAGGCTACAGGTGACTGTCATCTCAGGTGTCCATCTCAATCAGATGCAGGCCTTTTGAAAACAAACCGTAATAACCTCTGATTAGCTCAACGGCTAGCCAATGCTAGCGCCCTAACAAGCTACAAGTATCACGCTAAAGTTACGCCTAGCGAGCTGCTGGACAGCGAGCAGGCTGGCAGAGGACTGCCACCCCTCACAGTGTGCTATCAGCATCTAGATAAATCTATCCTCCATGGGAAAAcgtgaaataaaacagtgcaTCGCTACAGCTCTCAGATATATTATTTACAGGCGACGACCTCGCGAAACTGCGTGACGTCAGCGCACTCCCCGACGGCCATTGGACGCTCGCTCAGTTCTCAAgcgctgattggctgttcgtggTGTTTGTAACCAGGTCCCACACTGTGGGGTTTTCCCATGAATGGCAGAACATAATAGTTAGGTTGAAGTGTAGCTTTCAGGGCAGACAGTGACATGAATTTATAATCAAAAGAAAACCTGCTTAATTAGCAGAATTGGCCCCTTTCAGAGTgctatatataatagatataatgtattttatattattagggtgctcctcaggggggctgcccatcactccaccatctctctccaaattgcatgtctatgaggttctgggttaaaaatgcatgtaaataaaacagagtaaaaaaagaatttccctgttgagggattaataaagtatctcttcttcttcttcattctcaTTAATGATACATTCTTATGTATGAGGTGGAGATGTTCACCTCTGACTATACTGTTGGGAAGTAATATTTGTTGATCATAGTTTTGGACATGCATCTCAATGTAAAACGAATCACtataacatcaaataaataataaaacatgcaatATGTCCCTCTAATATGGAGAGGAATGATGTATAAAGTatcataaaactgaaataagttAATGCCTCAAAACAGTTTAATAACAGTAGCAGTAGTGGTGGTACAGTAAAGTATAGCCTGGTGTTTTAAGATCATATCAACAGTTACACCTACAGAAGAAAgccaaaataaaagtagatatattttgtgtatttgaatacacacagagaaatagCACTTTAATCCTCTATGCACTTTAGTAAACACAGtttacattacacattttaatattaaacattgtctataataaatagaaacagtTCTTAAAGTAACAGTCCTTTGCCAACTTAAAAGCTACAAGATCAGAAGACCAGTCTTGATTCACGTTGTGTCATTTCCTCTACTTCCTCCAAACTTAGGTCATTGTTTCTCAACCTGCAGCataataacagaaaacaaaaccaatcACTGATGATGCATAGCCAGTTTGGAAATAGAAACAAAGTTTAAAGCCATAATAACATTCTTGTTAGGCCAGGATAGGATGCAGTGTCAACAACCACAGTTTTTCTTAGCACTAAAACTAGCAGTATGGCCATGCATTGCACCAAATCTAGAATGCAGACAACCACCAATCACATATACAAACCACATAAGCAACAAGCAGGGGGAACTTTTGTATTTGCGACTGTATAGTTCAGTGTTCATCATGTACCATATTGATTTCACATGAATGTTGTGTTTAAGGGCTTCAATCAGACGTTCCACCCCTGTTCTGGTTATGCAGTTCTCTGTCAACCTTTTACAGGAAACAAGAGGGTGAAGTAATTTAAGAAATGTTGTACAGTGACTGTTGAAATATATGTCATGTATGTCATGCGTCTAACACTTACCAAAGCTCTTCCAGTGTTGGACTGTTCTTGATAATGTTGGCCAGGGCACTCGCTCCTGCATTCCCTACACCATTGCCTACCAAGCTGTGAttacataaaacacactgtacaattcatatatacatacaattGTTGTCATTATGCAACCTCACACATAAGTGACTTTTCATATTTCCCTTTGAGTATATCTAGtgttaaaacttaaaacaaatattacCTAAGCCACACCAGAGTTTTGCTGCTCTCTAAGGCTTTGGCAAGGGCTTCTGCTCCTGTATCACCTATCTTGTTGCCCCAAAGCCTGAGAATACAAAGAAACAGTTGTAAATGGAAATACACCCGCAATAAGATACATGGAGTTTTGCAGAATCACTTGCAGAAAGACTCTACCCTAAATACTGCAGTGAATGATTGAATTTCAGTCCCTCTGCCAGTTGTTTTGCTCCTTCCGCTGTTATATTATTGTTGCCTAGCCTGAAAGAAAATAGAGTAAATAAGTTGGCTGTTCATTTTCCACTACATATGCTTATTGcatattatttttctattaatgtcacatttaaagagaaaatactgtatgtgttgacCTTAGAGAAAGGAAATCGTCCTTGGTCCTCAGAAGTTGAGAAATGTGCTGTGTACAAGCATCAGTAAGCTTGTTGTTGAAGAGCctaggaaaaacaaaataattataaaagGTAATTCATCAAACATCATTGATAACTTCATGATAGTGTTAATGATCATCATCTTGACAATACTTACGCAATTTTCCGAAAGTTTTCACACTGGATACCTTTAGCAATCAGTTTGCGGATCCCCTCATCTGTAATGTTATTATTCCTTAGGCTGATGAAGGGAAAATAGAATACATTTAAGCATATCATATTTTTATGCCTTGTAGTAAATGCTGCTGTGGAAGATTAGTTCATTATAATGAATAGACGGGAGGAAAGATTTAACCTTTTCATACTCACTACAGGGAATTACAAATGTGCATGCAGGGAAGAAGCTGCTCCACTCCAACATCACCTACAGAGTTGTTGTCCAGCTGGAGTCCTACAGGATTCCTTAAATGCTGGAGCACATAGGCTAGTGCAGTACACTCTACAGGACCGATGTTACAGTAGGTCAGTTTCAGATGGTCGACCTCCAGCTTACTCATGGCATCTTTAGCAATCCTGCTCTCCTGCATCTCATAGATGCATTTGATAAGCCAGACAAAGCCAGGCATTGCATGCatgctcttcttctctccttctacTGGTTGAGGGATAGACTTGAAGTGTTTCTGCATGCCTTTGGACAGGCATTTCCCTACCTGTCTGATCTTCTTCTCCATCACAGCACTGGGGCAGCACTGGAGCCACAGACTTTGATGGCGCTTGGACAGTAGTCCTGACACAAAGGTTGCTGTGATTTGCAGATTTGATGTTTCAGCTGCTGTAGCGTCCCCCTGTAAAGAGCAATCTTGTTGGTAAGTGGAAGGCAAGCACGCCCGGAAGCATGAGCTGGTCAGATCTGTCTCCCACATGTCCTTCACCTCAAAGAGCTTAGAGATAGTTGAATGATCCATGttatttgacaaaacaatgtaCAGGGCAGCAAAGAAACACTGCATAGTCACATGAAGGAATTCATAGTGTTTACCGTGGTTGGAGGACAAATCTTTGCTTTGTATGAGAAAGCCCATGTAGATATCATTTTCAGTTACACCACATGTCTCCAGGTCTGTACCTGAGAAGATGTAACAGGTGTTTTTCATTCCCTCAAAGGCAAGTTGCCCCAGATGCAAGACTGTTTTTAGGTGATCCTGAAACCAACCTAACCCAACAGTACTCTTCAGGGAGCTTTGGTGCTGGAAAAAGTGCTGTAAGATCATTAGGTACACGTCTGTGATTGTCTGTGGGCTGCCCTCTCCACAACCTAGCAGCTCCTTATGGCACTGTGAGACAATCCAGCAGAGGACTGGACTATGACACAGTCCAAGTAAAGCAGTGTTTGTCTGTAGGGACTCCAAAACCTTAGTAGCTACAGtgttgtcactgtgatgttttcttACAAAACAGTCAATCCCACTTGGGGAAAAGCCTTTCAGGAGGACCTCTTTGCAAAGGTGTGTCTTTAACATAGGGCCAACTGCCTCTGGGCGACTAGTTACCACCTTTCGAACTCCCTTCATTAAAGAACCCTGAATGAAGTTGAACAATAGTATGTGAACAGGTGCAGGCTGTGTTGGGCAGCAGAGCCTCTTTTCATCTGAAAAGCTCTGCTTGAGCTCATCCAGGCCATCAAAAGTGAACAGAACGAGATGTGGATGGTCCAGAATGAACTGGAAAATCTCTTCCTGATCCCTATCTGGCCAGCAGCAGTGCTGAAACAGCAATTCTTTGACAGACAATTCCCTGTGCTCTGAGTTCAACCTGCGACAGCTGAATGGAAACAGAAGTAGAAATTGCTGCAGGGCTACTCCCCGAGCCCAAAGCAAGTGTAACCTTTGGAGTAAGGTAGTCTTCCCACTGCCTGCCTCCCCAGACACTAGCACCGTGTCGGCCTCCTCGTTCACTGTACCCACTGTACCGACTATGTCCTCTAGACCCAAAGG
The Larimichthys crocea isolate SSNF chromosome VIII, L_crocea_2.0, whole genome shotgun sequence genome window above contains:
- the nod2 gene encoding nucleotide-binding oligomerization domain-containing protein 2 isoform X2; translated protein: MFAQEFVLKQRTEILHALCSSGSTEHLERVLDILLAQGELIWEDYQNIQVPDRALYTKARQLLDLVYTKGVDTCELFLAALKQVLPESQIVGLSFAGCNSNLEEKEEYQSTSTHTLLTQRPSLVSKLLGRIHGALEALVISGHFTSADCDEVRLPVYTPSQQARRLLDHVRPKGELAAKVVLQYIQQKQETGSALNPEKLTPPKEFLKYQKKLSSSVSAQSCFLSTYGGTSHMSLDDIYTEGQLELAQYCADVHGPLGLEDIVGTVGTVNEEADTVLVSGEAGSGKTTLLQRLHLLWARGVALQQFLLLFPFSCRRLNSEHRELSVKELLFQHCCWPDRDQEEIFQFILDHPHLVLFTFDGLDELKQSFSDEKRLCCPTQPAPVHILLFNFIQGSLMKGVRKVVTSRPEAVGPMLKTHLCKEVLLKGFSPSGIDCFVRKHHSDNTVATKVLESLQTNTALLGLCHSPVLCWIVSQCHKELLGCGEGSPQTITDVYLMILQHFFQHQSSLKSTVGLGWFQDHLKTVLHLGQLAFEGMKNTCYIFSGTDLETCGVTENDIYMGFLIQSKDLSSNHGKHYEFLHVTMQCFFAALYIVLSNNMDHSTISKLFEVKDMWETDLTSSCFRACLPSTYQQDCSLQGDATAAETSNLQITATFVSGLLSKRHQSLWLQCCPSAVMEKKIRQVGKCLSKGMQKHFKSIPQPVEGEKKSMHAMPGFVWLIKCIYEMQESRIAKDAMSKLEVDHLKLTYCNIGPVECTALAYVLQHLRNPVGLQLDNNSVGDVGVEQLLPCMHICNSLYLRNNNITDEGIRKLIAKGIQCENFRKIALFNNKLTDACTQHISQLLRTKDDFLSLRLGNNNITAEGAKQLAEGLKFNHSLQYLGLWGNKIGDTGAEALAKALESSKTLVWLSLVGNGVGNAGASALANIIKNSPTLEELWLTENCITRTGVERLIEALKHNIHVKSIWLRNNDLSLEEVEEMTQRESRLVF
- the nod2 gene encoding nucleotide-binding oligomerization domain-containing protein 2 isoform X3, with translation MFAQEFVLKQRTEILHALCSSGSTEHLERVLDILLAQGELIWEDYQNIQVPDRALYTKARQLLDLVYTKGVDTCELFLAALKQVLPESQIVGLSFAGCNSNLEEKEEYQSTSTHTLLTQRPSLVSKLLGRIHGALEALVISGHFTSADCDEVRLPVYTPSQQARRLLDHVRPKGELAAKVVLQYIQQKQETGSALNPEKLTPPKEFLKYQKKLSSSVSAQSCFLSTYGGTSHMSLDDIYTEGQLELAQYCADVHGPLGLEDIVGTVGTVNEEADTVLVSGEAGSGKTTLLQRLHLLWARGVALQQFLLLFPFSCRRLNSEHRELSVKELLFQHCCWPDRDQEEIFQFILDHPHLVLFTFDGLDELKQSFSDEKRLCCPTQPAPVHILLFNFIQGSLMKGVRKVVTSRPEAVGPMLKTHLCKEVLLKGFSPSGIDCFVRKHHSDNTVATKVLESLQTNTALLGLCHSPVLCWIVSQCHKELLGCGEGSPQTITDVYLMILQHFFQHQSSLKSTVGLGWFQDHLKTVLHLGQLAFEGMKNTCYIFSGTDLETCGVTENDIYMGFLIQSKDLSSNHGKHYEFLHVTMQCFFAALYIVLSNNMDHSTISKLFEVKDMWETDLTSSCFRACLPSTYQQDCSLQGDATAAETSNLQITATFVSGLLSKRHQSLWLQCCPSAVMEKKIRQVGKCLSKGMQKHFKSIPQPVEGEKKSMHAMPGFVWLIKCIYEMQESRIAKDAMSKLEVDHLKLTYCNIGPVECTALAYVLQHLRNPVGLQLDNNSVGDVGVEQLLPCMHICNSLYLRNNNITDEGIRKLIAKGIQCENFRKIALFNNKLTDACTQHISQLLRTKDDFLSLRLGNNNITAEGAKQLAEGLKFNHSLQYLGLWGNKIGDTGAEALAKALESSKTLVWLSLVGNGVGNAGASALANIIKNSPTLEELWLRNNDLSLEEVEEMTQRESRLVF
- the nod2 gene encoding nucleotide-binding oligomerization domain-containing protein 2 isoform X4, with product MFAQEFVLKQRTEILHALCSSGSTEHLERVLDILLAQGELIWEDYQNIQARRLLDHVRPKGELAAKVVLQYIQQKQETGSALNPEKLTPPKEFLKYQKKLSSSVSAQSCFLSTYGGTSHMSLDDIYTEGQLELAQYCADVHGPLGLEDIVGTVGTVNEEADTVLVSGEAGSGKTTLLQRLHLLWARGVALQQFLLLFPFSCRRLNSEHRELSVKELLFQHCCWPDRDQEEIFQFILDHPHLVLFTFDGLDELKQSFSDEKRLCCPTQPAPVHILLFNFIQGSLMKGVRKVVTSRPEAVGPMLKTHLCKEVLLKGFSPSGIDCFVRKHHSDNTVATKVLESLQTNTALLGLCHSPVLCWIVSQCHKELLGCGEGSPQTITDVYLMILQHFFQHQSSLKSTVGLGWFQDHLKTVLHLGQLAFEGMKNTCYIFSGTDLETCGVTENDIYMGFLIQSKDLSSNHGKHYEFLHVTMQCFFAALYIVLSNNMDHSTISKLFEVKDMWETDLTSSCFRACLPSTYQQDCSLQGDATAAETSNLQITATFVSGLLSKRHQSLWLQCCPSAVMEKKIRQVGKCLSKGMQKHFKSIPQPVEGEKKSMHAMPGFVWLIKCIYEMQESRIAKDAMSKLEVDHLKLTYCNIGPVECTALAYVLQHLRNPVGLQLDNNSVGDVGVEQLLPCMHICNSLYLRNNNITDEGIRKLIAKGIQCENFRKIALFNNKLTDACTQHISQLLRTKDDFLSLRLGNNNITAEGAKQLAEGLKFNHSLQYLGLWGNKIGDTGAEALAKALESSKTLVWLSLVGNGVGNAGASALANIIKNSPTLEELWLTENCITRTGVERLIEALKHNIHVKSIWYMMNTELYSRKYKSSPCLLLMWFVYVIGGCLHSRFGAMHGHTASFSAKKNCGC
- the nod2 gene encoding nucleotide-binding oligomerization domain-containing protein 2 isoform X1 encodes the protein MFAQEFVLKQRTEILHALCSSGSTEHLERVLDILLAQGELIWEDYQNIQVPDRALYTKARQLLDLVYTKGVDTCELFLAALKQVLPESQIVGLSFAGCNSNLEEKEEYQSTSTHTLLTQRPSLVSKLLGRIHGALEALVISGHFTSADCDEVRLPVYTPSQQARRLLDHVRPKGELAAKVVLQYIQQKQETGSALNPEKLTPPKEFLKYQKKLSSSVSAQSCFLSTYGGTSHMSLDDIYTEGQLELAQYCADVHGPLGLEDIVGTVGTVNEEADTVLVSGEAGSGKTTLLQRLHLLWARGVALQQFLLLFPFSCRRLNSEHRELSVKELLFQHCCWPDRDQEEIFQFILDHPHLVLFTFDGLDELKQSFSDEKRLCCPTQPAPVHILLFNFIQGSLMKGVRKVVTSRPEAVGPMLKTHLCKEVLLKGFSPSGIDCFVRKHHSDNTVATKVLESLQTNTALLGLCHSPVLCWIVSQCHKELLGCGEGSPQTITDVYLMILQHFFQHQSSLKSTVGLGWFQDHLKTVLHLGQLAFEGMKNTCYIFSGTDLETCGVTENDIYMGFLIQSKDLSSNHGKHYEFLHVTMQCFFAALYIVLSNNMDHSTISKLFEVKDMWETDLTSSCFRACLPSTYQQDCSLQGDATAAETSNLQITATFVSGLLSKRHQSLWLQCCPSAVMEKKIRQVGKCLSKGMQKHFKSIPQPVEGEKKSMHAMPGFVWLIKCIYEMQESRIAKDAMSKLEVDHLKLTYCNIGPVECTALAYVLQHLRNPVGLQLDNNSVGDVGVEQLLPCMHICNSLYLRNNNITDEGIRKLIAKGIQCENFRKIALFNNKLTDACTQHISQLLRTKDDFLSLRLGNNNITAEGAKQLAEGLKFNHSLQYLGLWGNKIGDTGAEALAKALESSKTLVWLSLVGNGVGNAGASALANIIKNSPTLEELWLTENCITRTGVERLIEALKHNIHVKSIWYMMNTELYSRKYKSSPCLLLMWFVYVIGGCLHSRFGAMHGHTASFSAKKNCGC